A single region of the Candidatus Marinarcus aquaticus genome encodes:
- a CDS encoding sulfite exporter TauE/SafE family protein, with the protein MDFGADISLLWITVFVLTGFFAGYIDAIAGGGGMIQVPMLLFSGIAPIHVLASNKVASVVGVLMATIKYAWSKKINYKVVAVAIIPCLIASYIGTKLVMYLSEETIQWMILIAIPIAMLFLFKKSKTIVEVHREKSKKNIILATAPIGFYDGLLGPGTGTYMTISMKKFLQLDYLMATASTKPLNFATNVGSVIAFVLAGKVLWLVAIPMGLANVLGSYVGSHYAIKGGEAFIKKVLVFVLVLMLVGNIIKIVVS; encoded by the coding sequence ATGGATTTTGGAGCAGACATCTCGTTATTGTGGATTACTGTTTTTGTACTCACTGGTTTTTTTGCAGGATATATTGACGCTATTGCTGGTGGTGGAGGTATGATACAAGTACCGATGCTTCTTTTTAGTGGGATTGCTCCCATACATGTATTGGCTTCTAATAAAGTGGCAAGTGTCGTAGGCGTACTCATGGCAACCATCAAATATGCATGGAGTAAAAAAATCAATTATAAAGTCGTAGCAGTTGCTATCATTCCATGTTTGATTGCTTCGTATATTGGAACCAAACTGGTGATGTATCTCTCTGAAGAGACCATACAGTGGATGATTCTTATAGCCATTCCTATTGCGATGCTGTTTTTGTTTAAAAAGAGTAAAACGATTGTCGAAGTTCACCGAGAAAAAAGTAAAAAAAATATCATCTTAGCTACTGCACCCATTGGCTTTTATGATGGGTTACTAGGACCTGGTACAGGTACGTATATGACGATTTCCATGAAGAAGTTTTTACAGCTGGATTACCTCATGGCCACGGCTTCCACAAAGCCACTGAACTTTGCAACCAATGTGGGGTCTGTGATTGCGTTTGTACTTGCGGGGAAAGTGTTATGGTTAGTGGCTATTCCTATGGGATTAGCTAATGTTTTGGGTTCGTATGTGGGAAGTCATTATGCCATCAAAGGTGGGGAAGCTTTTATTAAAAAAGTACTTGTGTTTGTACTTGTTTTAATGTTGGTGGGAAATATAATTAAAATAGTAGTGAGTTAA
- a CDS encoding manganese-dependent inorganic pyrophosphatase, protein MAIYTCGHTTPDSDSICSAISLAYLLNKIGREATPARQGEVNPETQFILDRFGFTAPELKTSFAGEEIFITDYSDRGQAPKDIDEATIVGIVDHHKLGDLTTSAPLECWIRPVGCTNTIVKEMYDYHKVEIPKEIAGIMMCAILSDTVIFKSPTCTDLDIKVVRELAQIAGIEDFGALGMEMFKVKSAVEGVPVRELILRDYKPFDMHGSKVGIGQLEVVDLTIFDAVKDELQADLDKLREEEGLHTAALLLTDIMKEGSEVLVSSSDASIFEKAFDKKLENGKVWIDGCLSRKKQIIPFLEPAFA, encoded by the coding sequence ATGGCTATTTATACATGTGGACACACAACGCCAGATTCAGACTCAATTTGTTCTGCAATCTCTTTGGCATATTTACTTAATAAAATAGGACGTGAAGCAACGCCTGCACGACAAGGAGAGGTAAATCCAGAGACTCAATTTATTTTAGACAGATTTGGATTTACAGCACCTGAACTGAAAACATCGTTTGCAGGTGAAGAGATTTTTATCACTGATTATTCTGACAGAGGTCAAGCACCAAAAGATATCGATGAAGCAACCATCGTGGGAATTGTTGACCACCATAAGTTAGGTGACTTAACTACCTCTGCTCCTTTAGAGTGTTGGATTCGACCAGTAGGGTGTACAAACACAATTGTAAAAGAGATGTATGATTATCATAAAGTAGAAATTCCAAAAGAGATTGCTGGAATCATGATGTGTGCTATTTTAAGTGACACCGTAATTTTTAAATCTCCAACATGTACAGACCTTGATATTAAAGTGGTACGTGAATTAGCACAAATTGCTGGAATAGAAGATTTTGGTGCATTGGGAATGGAGATGTTCAAAGTCAAATCTGCTGTAGAGGGTGTGCCTGTACGAGAGTTGATTTTACGAGACTATAAACCTTTTGATATGCACGGAAGTAAAGTGGGAATTGGTCAACTTGAAGTGGTGGATTTAACTATTTTTGATGCAGTCAAAGATGAACTTCAAGCAGACTTAGACAAACTTCGAGAAGAAGAGGGGCTTCATACAGCCGCACTTCTTTTAACAGACATCATGAAAGAGGGCTCTGAAGTATTGGTTTCAAGCAGTGATGCATCAATCTTTGAAAAAGCATTTGATAAAAAACTTGAAAACGGTAAAGTGTGGATTGACGGTTGTCTTTCACGAAAAAAACAGATTATCCCTTTCTTAGAACCTGCATTTGCATAA
- a CDS encoding GNAT family N-acetyltransferase: MITKIEEFEYQKVAEVWEASVRATHTFLSEADIAFFKPKILDEYLYAVDLLAYRDASEEIIGFIGIHEGKIEMLFAHPKHFKQGIGRILTQYVIQNHCVNEVDVNEQNPKALEFYKHMGFKVISRSDTDGLGKPFPLLHMRL; this comes from the coding sequence ATGATTACAAAAATAGAAGAGTTTGAATATCAAAAAGTTGCAGAGGTTTGGGAAGCATCCGTTCGAGCAACACACACTTTTTTAAGTGAAGCAGACATTGCTTTTTTTAAACCAAAGATTTTAGATGAGTATTTATATGCCGTGGATTTATTGGCTTATCGAGATGCATCTGAAGAGATTATAGGTTTTATTGGTATTCATGAGGGGAAAATAGAGATGTTGTTTGCTCATCCCAAACATTTTAAACAAGGCATTGGAAGAATCTTAACTCAATATGTCATACAAAATCATTGCGTCAATGAAGTGGATGTGAATGAGCAAAACCCAAAGGCTTTAGAGTTTTATAAGCATATGGGCTTTAAAGTCATCTCCCGAAGTGATACAGATGGTTTAGGTAAACCTTTTCCTCTGTTACACATGAGGTTATAA